A region of Mixophyes fleayi isolate aMixFle1 unplaced genomic scaffold, aMixFle1.hap1 Scaffold_26, whole genome shotgun sequence DNA encodes the following proteins:
- the LOC142125331 gene encoding protein THEM6-like, translating to MWIVVLVLGLTAVLFSLLDVWYFVRAFLAVLKARLQPVVKDLLKEHTFSGLVLPHDLDFLLHMNNSRYLREADFAWLSFFTRSGLFGAIHSLGAGMVMAACTVRYRRSLRLLEAFEIRTRLLCWDDKAFYVEQRFVAPSDGFVCAVLLSRQHILGNSPDKVVQTMCKRKVESPEFPDEVLHWIDYNDNSSQKLRAESGVSDSNKDQ from the exons ATGTGGATCGTGGTGCTGGTTCTCGGCCTGACTGCTGTCTTGTTTTCCCTGCTGGATGTCTGGTATTTTGTCCGTGCCTTCTTGGCGGTCCTGAAAGCTCGCCTGCAGCCCGTTGTGAAGGACCTCCTGAAGGAACATACGTTCTCCGGCCTGGTTCTGCCCCATGACCTAGACTTCCTGCTGCACATGAACAACTCCCGTTACCTCCGTGAGGCCGACTTCGCCTGGTTGTCTTTCTTCACCCGCAGTGGGCTCTTTGGGGCGATACACTCCTTAGGAGCCGGCATGGTGATGGCTGCTTGCACAGTGCGGTACAGGCGCTCACTTCGCCTGCTGGAGGCCTTCGAGATCCGCACGCGCCTGCTCTGCTGGGATGACAAGGCCTTCTACGTGGAGCAACGCTTTGTAGCCCCATCGGATGGCTTTGTCTGCGCTGTACTGCTAAGCCGCCAGCACATTCTGGGAAACTCCCCCGATAAAGTGGTACAGACCATGTGTAAGAGAAAG GTGGAGTCTCCGGAGTTCCCAGACGAGGTCCTGCACTGGATCGATTACAATGACAACAGCAGCCAGAAGCTGAGAGCAGAGAGTGGGGTGTCTGACAGCAATAAAGATCAGTAA